The region CCGGTCGAGCTGTGGGACGAGACATTCGGCGTGCACGTGCGCGCCCCGTTCCTGCTCTCGAAGGCTGTGCTGCCGCAGATGATCGAGCGCGGCGGCGGCGACATACTCAGTATCTCCTCGACCGCCACGGTCACGCCCACCCCCGGCCACGGCGCCTACTCCCCGGCGAAGTCCGCTCTCGAGTCGCTCACTCGCAACATGGCGCTCGAGTGGGGGCCGCACAACGTGAAGGCCAACGCGATCCAGCCGACAGCGGTGATGACGAAGCTCGGCGAGAAGGTCTGGGGCTCGAAGCCGGTGCAGGCCGACTGGCTGCGCTCCAAGATCCCGATGGGTCGCTTCGGGGAGGTGTCCGACATCGTCGACCTGGCGCACTACCTGCTCGGTCCGCACAACTCGTTCGTGAGCGGCGCGGTCATCCCGTGCGATGGTGCGATGCGTACCGGCTACTTCGACAAGCCCGTGCAGCCATGAGCGGAAGTGAGGCGGCCGGAAAGCTGCCGACGAACGCGGGAGCCAGGCGCCTTGTGGAGGACCTGGGCCTCGAAACCCACCCGGAAGGCGGGTGGTTCCGGCGGGTGTGGACGGCCCCGGGCAGCTCGACCGATGACCGGTCTGCCGGCTCGGCGATCGAGTTCCTGATGGAGGCCGGCGCCGGGTCGCGGTGGCACCGCATCGACGCCTCCGAGGTGTGGACACTCGCTCAGGGTGGACCGGTGGTGCTCTCGATGAGCGATGGCACCGCAGAGCCGACCGAGGTGGTCGTCGGCGGTCGCACTGGGGTCAACCAGGCCGTGGTGCCGCCCGGCACCTGGCAGGCGGCGCGCACGACCGGCGACTGGAGCCTGGTGGTCTGCGTGGTCGTGCCGGAGTTCCGCTACGAGGGTTTCGAGCTGGCGCCACCCGGCTGGGAGCCCGGCGCAGTGTGACCGATGGCGGTCACGCGGCAGCCGGCCGGCGGGTGTGGTCAACTCTGGCCGACGGACCCGGCCGGGGACCGCCATGACAACGGAGGCACCCATGCCGTCGATCACCGGAATCTCACACGTCGACCTCAGCGTCACCGACCTCGAGGCCAGCGAGGCGTGGTACATCGACCTGCTCGACTGCATCCCGCTCTTCGGTGGTCGCAGCGACGCCAACAAGCTGGACGCCCAGTACATCATGGAGCCGGTTTCGCAGGTCGTGATCGGCCTCGAACAGCATGACGACAACCCCGGCAAGGCGTTCGACGAACGCCAGGTCGGCCTCGACCACCTGTCGTTCAATGTCGCGTCGCGTGAGGAGCTGGAGGCCTGGTCGGCGTTGCTCGAAGAGAAGGGCATCCCCAACTCCGGCATCACCACCGAGGACAACTGGGATGTGCTGGTGCTGCGCGACCCCGACAACATCCAGCTCGAGTTCATCTTCCTGAAGATCACCGGGCCCGACGACATCAACCTCTAGACCGGGCCCCGGGCGCGTCAGAGGATGACGACCGGGAACAGCACGAGGTAGAGCCCGATGGCCAGCACACCGGTGAGCCGGCCGTGCACCTTGCTGCGCAGCAACAGCAGCACGGCGAGGGCGACCACTCCGCCAACCATGAGCGTCCCCCAGGCCGCGTCCGATGACACATCGGTCGGGAAGATGAGCGGCCCGATTCCGAGCGACAGTGTGGCGTCGATCAACGAGGCGCCGATGATCCCGCCGATGGCGAGTGACACCATTCCGGCGCGCACCGCGCGTGCGTTCACGATCAGCTCGGGCAGCGACGTTCCGAACGCCAGCAGCAGAAAGCTGGTCGCGTACTCCGGCACCCCGAGTTCATCGACCACCCGCCCGAACGCGGTGACCGCAACGGTCGCTCCCACGGCCACGACCGCCAGGGCGAGCAGGGTCTT is a window of Actinomycetes bacterium DNA encoding:
- a CDS encoding SDR family oxidoreductase, with translation MSEGEFAGRRAVVTGGDRGMGLGIATRLAEQGAEVCLVARDADALDEARSAVGSTGASCTTIVADLADLGEATGVADQLGTTGPWDILVNDAGNPPGPVLVDLPVELWDETFGVHVRAPFLLSKAVLPQMIERGGGDILSISSTATVTPTPGHGAYSPAKSALESLTRNMALEWGPHNVKANAIQPTAVMTKLGEKVWGSKPVQADWLRSKIPMGRFGEVSDIVDLAHYLLGPHNSFVSGAVIPCDGAMRTGYFDKPVQP
- a CDS encoding cupin domain-containing protein, which produces MSGSEAAGKLPTNAGARRLVEDLGLETHPEGGWFRRVWTAPGSSTDDRSAGSAIEFLMEAGAGSRWHRIDASEVWTLAQGGPVVLSMSDGTAEPTEVVVGGRTGVNQAVVPPGTWQAARTTGDWSLVVCVVVPEFRYEGFELAPPGWEPGAV
- a CDS encoding VOC family protein, yielding MTTEAPMPSITGISHVDLSVTDLEASEAWYIDLLDCIPLFGGRSDANKLDAQYIMEPVSQVVIGLEQHDDNPGKAFDERQVGLDHLSFNVASREELEAWSALLEEKGIPNSGITTEDNWDVLVLRDPDNIQLEFIFLKITGPDDINL